CGGTGAGGACGCGTTCCTTCCCGGCGTTCTTGGCGGCGGCGGCCGCCGGGTCGGCGAGGGCCGCTCCGTCGCCGCCGCCGAGGAGGTTGCTGCCGGACCAGGCGCGTACGGTCAGGGCGCGCTGGAGGAACATCGGGGCGAGGACGGCCCGCAGGAGGGTCTGTCCGGTCTTGCCGTCGCGACCGGCGTGGGGCAGTCCGCTCGCCGCGAGCGGTGCGGCGAGTGCGGGGTGGCGGAGTCCGGTGGACGGGGTGAAGTTGACGTACGGGCAGCCCGCGCGGAGCGCGGCGGCGGCGTAGAGGCTGCTGGGTGGGAGCCCGACGCCCCCCGACGCCGGCTCCGTGGAGGCCACATTGACGACCACGACGCGGTCCAGGCCAATGCGTTCCCGGAAGTCCGTCAGGTCGGCGGTGAAGGCGGTGACGAGCTGTTCGTCGGTGCGGGTGTCGCCGGGGAGGGGGCCGCCGGGGCGGATCTCCCGGTCGGCGGCTTCGAGTTCGGCGGTGACGGCGCTCGCCAGGCCGTACGGGAGGACTCCGGCGGTGGTGAGCTGTTCGGCCCGTTTGGGGAGGGGGAAGTCGGTGGTGTCGTGGCCGCCGAAGACGAGTGTGGCGAGTGGTGGGAGGCCGGCGTCGGCGAGGTCGGGTGTCTCGGTGGCCATGCCGGTGGGTGGGTGGAGTCCGGCGACGAGGGCGGCGCAGCCGGCCACGGTGGTGGTGGCGACGGATCCTCGCGCGCCGATGAGCCAGATTCCCGTGCGGTGTCCGGTGGGCATGTCGACGGCCTCCCTGCTCGTCCTGCGGGGGTGGTGTGTGGGGTGGGGGACGGTGGGCGGGTACGGCGGCCCCGCCCACCGTCGTCCGGTGGGGGTGGTCAGAGGGCGGTCAGGAGGAGAGCTCCCTGATCTGGATGTTGCGGAAGGCCGCCCGGTCCGCGGCTCCGTGGTTCTGGATGCCGATGTGGCCGGTGGTGAGGGAGCGGGCGGGGTCGGTGTTGGTGAAGTCGTTGATCTTGACGCCGTTGAGGATGACCTGGAGGCGTTCGCCCTGGACGCGGATCTCGTACGTGTTCCACTGGCCGGGCGGGCGGAGGACGCGGTCGCGGGCGGTGAGGTTGGCCGACTTGAAGCCGTAGACGGCTCCGGTGGTGCGGTCGGCGGTGTCGGTGGCGTCGATCTGGATCTCGTAGCCGTTGTTCACGGCCGACCAGGGGTCGTCGGAGGCGGGGAATCCGACGAAGATGCCGGAGTTGTCGTCGCCGGTGAGTTTCCAGTCGAGGGTGAGGGAGTACGACCGGAATTCCTTGGCCTGGTACCAGAGGAGGCCCATGCCGCCGGTGGTACGGAGTTCGCCGTCGGTGACGTCGAAGGCGCCGGGTCCGGCCTGCTTCCAGCCTTCGGTGGTCGCGCCGTTGAAGAGGCTGCGGCTTCCGGTCTGGGGTCGGCAGTCGGCCTTGACCTGGCCGGTGGCGTACTGGAGTCCGCCCGACAGGTGCTGTCGGAAGGCGGGTTCGGCGTACGACTCCTTGGTGTGGCCGCCGCCGGTGTAGAAGGAGCGGCCGCCGCCGTAGCTCTGGCACCAGGCGATGGGGTGGTCGCCCTTCATGGTGCCGCCCTGGTAGGTGGTCTCGTCGAGGGTGGCGAGGATGCGGGCCTGACCGCGGGGGTTGGTGCGGTAGTTGTACCACTCGTCGGTGCGCTGCCAGGGGCCGTCGAGGTGGGCGGTGGCGGGGTGGGTGTGGTCTTCGACGCGTACGGTGGCGGGCTGGATCTGGGGGTGGGACTGGAAGTGTGCGCCGACGAGGCCGCCGTAGAAGCTCCAGTCGTATTCGGTGTCGGCGGCGGCGTGGACGCCGAGGTAGCCGCCGCCTTGGGAGACGTAGTTCTCGAAGGCGGTCTGCTGGTCGGTGTCGAGGACGTCGCCGGTGGTGGAGAGGAAGACGACGGCGTCGTAGCGGGCGAGGTTGTTGGTGGTGAACTGGCGTGGTTCTTCGGTGGCGTCGACGGTGATGCCGTGTGCGGCGCCGAGTTCCTTGAGGGCGGTGATGCCGGTGGGGATGGAGTCGTGGCGGAAGCCGGCGGTCTTGGAGAAGACGAGGACGCGTTTGGCGGTGCGGTCGGCGGGGGTGCTGGAGATGGTGAAGTCGTCGAGGTCGTAGAGCGCGCCGGTGCCGCCCTTGAAGACGAGGTAGAGCTGGGTGGTCTTGCGGGGTACGGCGCGGAGGGGGACGTCGACGTCCTGGAAGGTCTCCCAGCTGCCGGTGACGGGGACGGTGGTGGAGCCGAGGAGGGGGCCGGTGGGTGAGCCGGTGCGGACTTCGAGGTAGCCGCCGGTGCCGCCGGAGGAGACGCGGGCGGTGAGTTCGGTGGCGCCGGTGAGGTTGTACGGGGTGAAGGCGATCCAGTCGCCGTCGTTGATGTCGCCGACGGTGCGGCCGCCGTTGGCCTGGGTCTTGTCGTAGGTGCGGATGCCGTCCTGGCTGTCGAAGTGTTCGGCCTGGCGGTGGCGGGGCTGGAGTTTGGCCTGGTCGCGGCCGGTGAGGGCGGCTTGTCCGCCGCCTCCGCCGTCGGTGTACTCGGCGGTGAAGACGGCGAAGATGTTGGCGTCGTCGTCGTGGCCGCCGTCGGCGGAGGTCTTGATGGTGCCGGTGCAGCCGTTGGCGGAGGTGACGGGGTGGCCGTGGCTGTCGTGGCCGAGGACGTAGGTGACCTTGATCTTGGCGCAGTCGATGGGGCCTGTGGCGGCGTCTTCGGGGTCGGTGACGGTCACCTTGAAGGGGACTTCGTCGCCGAAGGCGAAGAGGGCTCCTTCTGCGGGGAGTTGGAGGTCGACCTTGGGTGCGGTGTTGCCGACGACGATGTGGGCGGAGGCGGATCCGGTGCGGCCGGTGGGGTCGTGGGCGGTGACGGTGGCGGTGTAGGTGCCGTTTGTGCGGTAGGTGTGGGTGGGGTTGGCGGTGGTGGCGGTGGTGCCGTCGCCGAAGTCCCAGGTGTAGGTGAGGGGTTCGCCGTCGGCGTCGGTGGTTCCGGCGGAGGAGAAGGCGACCTTGAGGGGTGCGGTGCCGGAGGTCTTGTTCGCGGTCGCTTCGGCGACGGGTGAGCGGCCTCCGGTGGCGTTTTCGATGCGGTAGAGGCCGGAGTTGTCGTCGCCGCCGAACCAGGCGGTTCCGTAGTCGAGGACGTAGAGGGCTCCGTCGGGCCCGAAGGCCATGTCCATGATCTGGGTGCCGGTCCAGGGCACGGGGTTGATGGACTGGACGGTGCCGTCGGTGTTCTGGTCGACGCGCTTGATCCAGCGGCGGCCGAACTCGCCGGCGAAGAAGTCGCCGTCGTAGGCCTCGGGGAACTTCACCGGGGAGGTGTTGGCGGGGTCGTACCGGTAGACGGGGCCGCCCATGGGTGATTCGGAGCCGGTGCCGAACTCGGGTACGGAGTCGCCGTTGTAGGGGATCCAGGCGGGTTCGGCGGGGGGCAGGTCGACGAGGCCGGTGTTGTGCGGCGAGTCGTTCTTGAGGGCTCCGCAGTCGAAGGTGGCGCCGGAGGTGCCGGTGGCGAAGTCGTAGTCGACGTAGGGCTCGTTGTCGCCGGTGCAGAAGGGCCAGCCGAAGTTTGCGGGCTTGGTGACACGGGCGAACTCGACCTGTCCGGCGGGGCCGCGGGCGGGGTCGGCGGCGCCGGCGTCGGGGCCGTAGTCGCCGACGTAGAGGATGCCGGTGGCCTTGTCGACGCTGAAGCGGAAAGGGTTGCGGAAGCCCATGGCGTAGATCTCGGGCCTGGTCTTGTCGGTGCCCGGGGCGAAGAGGTTGCCGGCGGGGACGGTGTACGTGCCGTCGTCGGCGACCTTGATACGGAGGATCTTGCCGCGGAGGTCGTTGGTGTTGCCGGAGGTGCGGCGGGCGTCGAACGCGGGGTTGCGGCCGGGGCGTTCGTCGATGGGGGTGAAGCCGTCGGAGGCGAAGGGGTTGGAGTCGTCGCCGGTCGACAGGTAGAGGTTGCCCTGGGCGTCGAAGTCGATGTCTCCGCCGACGTGGCAGCAGATGCCGCGGGTGGCGGGGATGTCGATGACCTTCTTCTCGCTGGCGTTGTCGAGGGTGAGGTCGGCTTTCAGGGTGAAGCGGGAGAGGCGGTTGACGCCGTCGAACTTCGCGAGCTCGGCGGGGGTGCCGTCGTTGGGGGCGTCGCCGGCGGGGGTGGTGAGGGGTGGGGCGTAGTAGAGGTAGATGGCGTGGTTGCGGGCGAAGTCCGGGTCGAGGCCGATGCCTTGGAGGCCCTCTTCGTCGTGGGAGTAGACGGGGACGGTGCCGATGACGGTGGTGTTGCCGGCGGCGTCGGTGCGGCGGAGTTCGCCGTTGCGGGAGGTGTGCAGGACGCTGCGGTCGGGGAGTACGGCGAGGGACATGGGTTCGCCGACTTCTGCGGCGCCCTTGGCGAGGGTGACCTGCTGGAAGTCCTCGGCAGCGGCAGCGGCAGCCGAGGCGGAAGTGGTGGTGTCCGTGTCGGCGGCGTGGCCGGTGGGGGCGCCGAGGGTGAGGGCGGTGAGGGCGAGCAGGCCGCCGGTGAGCAGGGCGAGGGGCTTCCCCAAGAGGGGGCGTCCGGCGAGCGGGGTCCTGGTGCGGGGCCGTCGTTGTGTGTGCACGAGTGTCCTCCGGGAAGGGGGGCCGGTCGTACGGGGTTCTCCGTGCCGTTGGGGGCGCGGGGAGGGGTGGGTGCCGTGGTGTCCGGGGGTGGGCGTGCGCCGTCACGCCGTCCGGGTCGACATTCACGTCGCGTTACGTCATGTACACATCAGGTACGTCTGGGACCGTAGCGGTGTTCGTCCGGGTCGCAAAGCCCTTGTGCACGAGGAGGCGTGAACTTTCTCCCGCCAGTGGACAAAGGCGTGTGCGGGCAGCACGGCCCGGCCCGGCGGCGGTGTCGCCGCCGGGCGTGGACCTGCGCGTTCAGTTCAGTCGGCGTTCCCGAAGGCCGCGTCGAAGGAGGCGGCGGGCGGGTCGAAGTCGTACCGCTTGAGGTGGGCGAGTGCCTCGGGGGCCCCGGTCAGGCGGTCCATTCCGGCGTCCTCCCACTCCACCGAGACGGGCCCCGCGTAGCCGATCGACCGGAGCATCCGGAAGACGTCCTCCCAGGGCACGTCGCCGTGCCCGGCGGAGACGAAGTCCCAGCCGCGCCGCGGGTCGCCCCAGGGCAGGTGGGAGCCGAGCCGCCCGTTGCGGCCGTCGAGGCGCTTGCGGGCCTCCTTGCAGTCGACGTGGTAGATCCGGTCGCGGAAGTCCCACAGGAAGCCGACGGGGTCGAGGTCCTGCCACACGAAGTGGCTCGGGTCGAAGTTGAGCCCGAAGGCCGGGCGGCGGTCGACGGCCTCCAGGGCTCGCTGGGTGGTCCAGTAGTCGTAGGCGATCTCGCTGGGGTGGACCTCGTGGGCGAAGCGCACGCCTTCGGCGTCGAAGACGTCGAGGATCGGGTTCCAGCGCTCCGCGAAGTCCTCGAAGCCGCGCTCGATCATGCGCTCGGGCACCGGCGGAAACATCGCCACGAGGTGCCAGATGGAGGAGCCGGTGAAGCCGATGACGGTGTCGACACCGAGGGCCGCCGCGGCCCGCGCGGTGTCGGCGAGTTCGCGCGCCGCCCGCCGCCGTACACCCTCGGCGTCGCCGTCGCCCCAGATCCGGGCGGGCACGATCGCCTGGTGGCGTTCGTCGATCGGATGGTCACAGACGGCCTGCCCCACCAGGTGGTTGGAGATCGCCCAGCACTTCAGCCCGTACGCGTCGAGTAGTTCGCGCCTGCCCTTGACGTACGCGGGGTCGGCGAGGGCTTTGTCGACTTCGAAGTGATCGCCCCAGCAGGCGAGTTCGAGTCCGTCGTAGCCGAAGTCGCGGGCGAGCCGGCAGACCTCCTCCAGGGGCAGGTCGGCCCATTGGCCGGTGAACAGCGTGAAGGGTCGGGGCACGGTCGGGCACCTCCTAGCTCGATGCGGGTGCGGGCAGGGGCGTGGGCAGGGATGTGAGTACGGGGGCGGGTACGGGGGTGTAGACGGCGTTGTTCCGGGCGCTGTCCTCCACCGCTGCCAGGACCCGCTGGACCTGGAGGCCGTCCGCGAAGGAAGGTGCGGGGGCGGTGCCGCTCGCGATGGCGAGGACCAGGTCGCGGGCCTGGTGGGCGAAGGTGTGCTCGTAGCCGAGTCCGTGACCGGGGGGCCACCAGCCCTCCAGGTACGGGTGGTCGGGTTCGGTCACGAGGATGCGGCGGAAGCCGGCGGAGACGGCGGGCTCGGTGTGGTCGTGGAAGGACAATTCGTTGAGCCGTTCCAGGTCGAAGGCGAGTGAGCCCTTCTCGCCGTTGAGCTCCAGCCGCAGCGCGTTCTTGCGGCCGGCCGCCATCCGGGTGGCCTCGAAGGAGGCGAGCGCCCCGGAGGCGAGTCGCCCGGTGAACAGGGCCGCGTCGTCGACCGTGACCTGCCCGTACGCCTCCGAGCCCGCTCCCCCGGCGAGGCCGCCCGCGGCGGCGCCCGCGAGCAGGGGACGCTTCCGTACGAAGGTCTCGGTGAGCGCCGACACCCCGACGAGCGGCTCCCCCACCAGGTACTGGGCGAGGTCGACGGCGTGCGCGCCGAGGTCCCCGAGGGCGCCCGAGCCTGCGTGTTCGCGTTCCAGGCGCCAGGTCAGCGGGAAGCCACGGTCGACGAGCCAGTCCTGGAGGTAGGTGACGCGGACGTGCCGCAGCTCGCCGAGGCGGCCGTCCGCGACGAGCTGCCGGGCGTACGAAAGGGCCGGCACCCGGCGGTAGTTGAAGCCGACCATGGCGATCTGGCCGCGGGCGGCGGCGGCCGCGGCGGCCGCGGCCATCGTCTCGGCCTCGGCGACCGAGTTGGCGAGCGGTTTCTCGCACAGGACGTGCTTGCCGGCCTCCAGGGCGGCGACGGCGATCTCGGCATGGCTGTCGCCCGGGGTGCAGACGTCGACGAGCTGGACGTCGTCGCGGGCGATCAGGGCGCGCCAGTCGGTCTCGGCGGCGGCCCAGCCGTGGCGGCGGGCGGCGGCCCTGACGGCGTCGGGGTCGCGTCCGGCGACGGCGGCGAGGACGGGGCGCAGCGGCAGGTCGAAGGCGCGGCCCGCGGTGCGCCAGCCCTGTGAGTGGGCGGCGCCCATGAACGCGTAGCCGACCATGCCGACGCCGAGCGTCGGCGGTGCGGCCCCGCTCTCCGTCGTGTCCATTCGGTTCCTCCGTTTCGTGGTGCGGCGAGGTCCTGCTCCCCCGGGGGCGGTCGGGCCGCCGGGGCCGGTCAGCTGAAGCCGGTGGGCAGGTACTCGTCGACGTTCTCCTTGGTGACGACGGCCGAGTAGAGGGTGATCGAGGCGGGGATCTCCAGCTCGGCCATGCCGCTGATGCCCTTCTTCTGACCGAGGGCGCGGGCGAGGTCGATGGCGGAGGCGGCCATGGTGGGCGGGTAGAGGACGGTGGCCTTGAGGACGCCGTCGTCGGCCTTGATGGCGTCCATGGCGGACTTGGCTCCGGCGCCGCCGACCATGAGGAAGTCCTTGCGGCCGGCCTGGGCGATGGCGCGGAGTGCTCCGACGCCCTGGTCGTCGTCGTGGTTCCAGAGGGCGTCGAACTTCGGCTGCGCTTGGAGGAGTTGGGCCATCTTGGCCTGGCCGGACTCGACGGTGAAGTCGGCGGCCTGGCGGGCGACCTTGCGGATGTTGGGGTAGTTCTTGAGGGCGTCGTCGAAGCCCTGGGTGCGCTGTTTGGTGAGTTCCAGGCTGTCCATGCCGGCGAGTTCGATCACGGTGGCGTTCGGCTTGTCCTTGAGCTGTTCGCCGATGAAGCGGCCGGCGTTGAGGCCCATGCCGTAGTTGTCGCCGCCGATCCAGCAGCGGTAGGCCTGCGGGGAGGCGAAGATCCGGTCGAGGTTGACGACGGGGATGCCGGCCTTCATGGCCTGGAGGCCGACCTGGGTGAGGGCCTTGCCGTCGGCGGGGAGGATGACGAGGACGTCCACCTTCTTGTTGATGAGGGTCTGGACCTGGCCGATCTGGGCGGCGGTCTCGTTGGAGCCCTCGGTGATCTCCAGGGTGACGTCGGCGTACTTCTTCGCGCGCCGCTGAGCGTTCTCGTTGATGGCGTTGAGCCAGCCGTGGTCGGCCTGCGGTCCTGCGAAGCCGATGGTGACGGGGGTGCCGGGCTTGTCGTCGGCGCCTGCGGCGGGGGCGGAACTCGCGGCGGGTGTCTGGTTCTTGGGCTCGTTGCTCGTGCAGGCGGTGAGGACGGCACCGGCGGAGACGGCCGCGCCGCCGAGGAGGAGGTGTCTGCGGCTGGTTTCGGGCATGGCGGTGGATCCCTTCTGGAGAGGGTGGTGCGCGCAAGGGGTGGAGGGGGTCGTCAGGGAGGGGGGAAGGGGGCGTCAGGGAGGGGGAAGGGGGCGCCGGGGAGGGGAAGGGGGGTCGTCAGGTGTCGCCGTCGCGGGCCGAGCGGCGCTGGACGAGGACGGCGGCGACGATGATGGCGCCCTTGGCGATCTGCTGGACGTCGCTCTGCAGGTTGTTCAGGGCGAAGATGTTGGTGATCGTGGTGAAGACGAGGACGCCGAGGACCGAGCCGACGATGGTGCCGCGGCCGCCGCTGAGGAGGGTGCCGCCGATGATGGCGGCGGCGATGGCGTCCAGTTCGTACAGGTTGCCGTTGGTGTTCTGTCCGGAGCCGGCGAGGACGATCAGCAGGAACGCGGCGACGCCGCAGCACAGTCCGGAGAGGACGTAGAGGAGGAGGCGCTGGCGGCGGACGTCGATGCCGGCGAGGCGGGCGGCCTCGGGGTTGCCGCCGACGGCGACCGTGCGGCGGCCGAAGGTGGTGCGGTTGAGCAGGAGCCAGCCGGCGCCGGTGACGGCGGCGAAGACGAGGACCAGCGGCGGGATGCCGAGGATGTAGGCGTCGGGGATGCCGAGGTCGAGGACGGAGTCGACGGTGACGATCTGGGTGCGGCCGTCGGTGATCTGGAGGGCGAGGCCGCGGGCCGAGGCGAGCATGGCCAGGGTGGCGATGAAGGGGACCATGCCGCCGTAGGCGATGAGGACGCCGTTCACGAGCCCGCAGCCCACGCCGACGACGACGGCCGTGAAGAGGATGCCGGCGAAGCCGAACTCCTGGGTGGCGAGGGTGGTGGCCCAGACGGAGGCGAGGGCGACGATCGCGCCGACGGACAGGTCGATGCCTCCGCTCGTGATGACGAAGGTCATGCCGACGGTGACGACGCCGATGACGGAGGCCTGGGTCAGGACGAGTTGGAGGTTGGAGCCGGCGAGGAACTCGGCGGGCCGGGTGAGGCCGCCGACGGTGATCAGGACGGCCAGGACGCCGAGCAGGGACAGGTTGCGGACGTCGGCCTTGAGGCCGAGTGCCCGCCAACGGCTTTCCTCGGCCGGGGCCTTGGCCGGGGTGGTGAGGGTCATGCGGTCGGGCTCCCTTCCATCACGAGGTCGAGTACGCGGTGTTCGTCGAGGTCGCGGGCGGGCGCCGTGTGCACGACGCGGCCTTCGCGGAGGACCAGGACGCGGTCGGCGAGGCCGAGGACCTCGGGTACCTCGCTGGAGACGAGGAGGACGGCGAGGCCGTCGTCGGCGAGTCGGCGGATGACGGCGTAGAGCTCGGCGCGGGCGCCGACGTCGACGCCGCGGGTGGGTTCGTCGAGGAGGAGGACGCGGCAGCCGCGGAGCAGCCAGCGGGCGAGGACGGCCTTCTGCTGGTTGCCGCCGGAGAGGGTGCGGACGCGGGCCTCGGGCCGGTCGGGGCGGAGCGAGAGCGTACGGGTGGCGGCGCGGGCGGCCTCGCGTTCGGCGGCGCGGTCGAGCCAGCCGCCCCAGGAGAAGCGGGCGAGGGAGGAGACGGAGACGTTGCGGGTGACGGATTCGAGGAGGAGCAGGCCCTGTGCCTTGCGTTCCTCGGGGGCGAGGCCGAGGCCGGCGCGGACGGCGGCGGGGACGCTGCCGGGGCGCAGGGGCCGGCCGTCGACGAGGACGCGTCCCGCGGTGGGTCGCCGTGCCCCGTAGACCGTCTCCAGGATCTCGGAGCGGCCGGAGCCGACGAGTCCGGCGAGGCCGACGATCTCCCCGGGGCGGAGTTCGAGGTCGACGGGATCGAACTCGCCTTTTCTGGTGAGGCCTTGGACCTGGAGGACGGGTGCGGCGGTGGGCGGGCGGACGGGCCGTTCGGGGAAGACGTACGGGACGTCCCGGCCGGTCATGAGGGCGACGACGTCCCGGGTGGGGGTCGTGGCGGGCAGTCCGCGGGCGACGGCCCGGCCGTCCTTGAGGACGGTGACGCGGTCGCCGATGCGGCGGATCTCCTCCAGTCGGTGGGAGATGTAGACGACGGCGACCCCGTCGGCGGTGAGGTCGGCGACGATCCGGAAGAGGTTGGCGACCTCGTCGGGGTCGAGGGCGGCGGAGGGTTCGTCCATGACGATGAGGCGGACGTCGTGGGAGAGGGCCCGGGCCATGGAGACGATCTGCCGCTGGGCGGCGGAGAGTTCGCGGAGGTGCCGGTCCGGGTCGATCTCGGGGTGGCCGAGCCGTGCGAGGAGGGCGGCGGTGGCGGTGCGGGCGGTACGGCCCCGGACGAAGCCGGCGGTGGTGGGCTCGTGGCCGAGGTGGACGTTCTCGGCGACGGAGAGTCCTTCGACGAGGTCGAGTTCCTGGTAGATGGTGGCGATGCCGAGGCGGACGGCGGCGCTCGGGGAGCGGAGCCGGACGGGTTCGCCGTTCCAGGTGATCCGGCCCGCGTCGGGCTGGTGGGCGCCGGCGAGGACCTTGATGAGGGTGGACTTGCCGGCGCCGTTCTGGCCGAGGAGGCAGTGGACTTCGCCGGGGGCGACTTCCAGGTCGACGCCGTCGAGGGCGCGGACGCCGGGGAAGGACTTGGTGATGCCGTGCATCGTGAGCAGGGGCGGTTGTTCTTGGGGCATGACGGGGATCCCCTCGGCGGGTACGGGTGGCGCCGGAGCGGGTGGGTGAGGTGGGGCCCGGCGGTGCGGGCCGATGGGCACACACCGTGGGGAGTCGGCGAGCTACGCGGACGGGCTACGCCGGTGAGAAGAGGTGGTCGCTGATGAGGCGGGCCGCGCCGGTCACTCCGGCGGTCTGGCCGAGCTCTCCGAGGACGATGGGGAGGTTGCCGGTGGCCAGGGGCAGGGACTGCCGGTAGACCTGGGTGCGGACACTGGCGAGGAGGTTGTGACCGAGGCCGGTGACACCGCCGCCGATCACCACCAGACCGGGGTTGAAGAAGCTGACGAGTCCGGCGATGACCTGCCCGACCCGGTTTCCGCCCTCGCGGATGAGGGCGAGCGAGGTGGCGTCGCCCGCGGCGGCGGCCGCCGCGACGTCGACCGCGGTGAGCCGGCCGGCTGCCGCGAGGCGGGCCGCCAGCTCCTCCGACCTGCCGCCGCGCGCCGCGTCCTCGGCGTCGCGGGCCAGGGCGGCGCCGCTGAAGTGGGCTTCCAGGCAACCCGTGTTGCCGCAGGCGCAGGCGCGGCCGTCGGGGTCGACCTGGATGTGGCCGATGTCGCCGGCGCTGCCCGTCGTCCCGCGGTAGACCTCGCCGCCGACGACGATGCCGCAGCCGATGCCGGTGCCGATCTTGACGCAGAGGAAGTCGCCGACGGAGCGGGCGACTCCCGCGTGCTGCTCCCCCATGGCCATGAGGTTCACGTCGTTGTCGACCATGACGGGGCAGCCGAGTTCCTGGCTGAGGGCCTCCCTGACGGGGAAGCCGTCCCAGCCGGGCATGATCGGCGGGGCGACCGGGACGCCTTCGGGGAAGCGGACGGGTCCGGGGACGCCGATCCCGGCGCCGTCGAAGCCTTCCGCGATGCCCGTGTCTCGGAGCTTCGCCGCCATCGACAGGGCCTGTTCGAAGACGGCGACGGGCCCTTCGCGGACGTCCATGGGGTGGTTGAGGTGGCCGAGCACCTCCAACTCGGCGTTGGTGACGGCGACATCGATGGAGGTGGCGCCGATGTCGATGCCGAGGAAGCGGAGTTCGGGAGCGAGTCGGATGTTGTGGGAGCGGCGGCCGCCCCGGGAGGCGGCGAGACCGTCGGCGACGACGAGTCCCGTCTCCAGGAGGCGGTCGACCTCGACGGCGAGCTTGGAGCGGGAGAGATCGATCTGATCACCCAGCTGCGCACGGGAGTTGGGACCTCCGTCGCGCAGCAGGCGGAGCAGTCGCGCCTGATGCCGGTTGGCGGGTCGTGCCGTCATGCGTCTCACGCGCCCCTCCCTCTCGTCGCACGCTCTCCTTCGGGCTTTCGGCAGGAACGTAGCAGCGGGGTTCCGGGGTGGGAAGAAGTCGCGCAGGAATCCGGGCAGACTTTTTCCCCGATGGGGACAAAGGAGGGGTGTGGCAGGAAGAAGGAAGGAAGGGTGAGAGGTGTCAGCGGATCTCGACCAGGCGGGCCGAGACCACCACGTTGCCCTCGTAGCCGGTCTCCCGTGTGAAGGTGCCGCCGCAGGTGATGAGCCGCAGCTCGGGGAGGCCGGAGTCGCCGTAGACCCGTGCGGCGGGGAAGCCGTCCTTGGGGACGACCTCGACCCCGTACACGGCGAAGACGGCGGTCCGGCCGTCACGGCGGACCACTTCCACGCGGTGGCCCTTGCCGAGGGCGCCGAGGTCGTAGAAGACGGCACGGCCGGACGGGGTGTCGACATGGCCGACGACGACGGCGGTGCCGCGCTCGCCGGGGGTGACCGCGCCGGTGAACCAGCCCGCGAGGTGGTCGTCCTCGGGGGGCGGGGCCTCGATCCAGCCGTCCGCGTCGAGGCCGACCTCCGTGAGCGGCGCGTCGATCCGGACCGCCGGGACGCGGACCCGTACGGGCGGCGAGGCGGGCAGCGGATCCGGTACGGAGTCGGTGACCGGCGCGGTACCGGCCGCCCGGGTGCCGGCGGGGGCGGCCACGGCGAGGGGCTGCGGGGGGCCTTCGGCGCGGAGCTCCTCCGCGCCGCCGCGCACGAGGTGCACGCCGACCAGGAGGACGACGGCTATGACGCCCCAGGCGCCGCGCCTCCCCGTTCCTGGCGTCCCCGTTCCGCGCGTCCCCGTTCCTGGCGTCCCCGCTTCGTTCGACCCCTGCACGGCCGTACTCCTCCGTCTCCGCGTGGGTGTGTTGGCGCCCCTCCGCCCCGGTCCTCGTCACACCGGGGCGGAGGGGCAGTCTCGGGCCCCCCTGGTTCCGGCCGGTGTCAGGCGCTGCCGTCGGCGCCGCGGCGGCGGGTCAGGACGACGGCGGCGCCGAGCGCTCCGGCGATCAGCACGACGCCGGTGACGAGTTCGGTGGCGCCGAGTCCTTCGTCGGCGGACCCTGCCTCGGAGCCGAAGCCGGCCTTCACGCCCTTGTGGGCGCCGGGGGACGTGTCGGGTCCCGTGACGTTCCCCGTGTCGTGGCCCGGGCCGGCGGGCGGGGCGATCGTGAGGCTCGTGGTGCCGCGCTCGCCCTTGCAGTCGAAGGTGATCTCGTGGCGGGCGCCGGCCTTGGCCTCGAAGTCGACGGTGGCGGTGCCGCTCCGGCCCTCGCTCAGGGTCACCGTGTCGAAGACACCGGAGGTGACGGTCACGGACGGCACTTCGCAGCCGTCGGAGGTGAGGGTGACGGTGCCGCCGGGGGCGACCGTCGCGGGGGTGACCGAGAACCCGAACGACGTGATGTTCGGTTCGTTCTCTTCCGCCGGCGCGGCCGGCTCGGCCGGTGCCGCCAGGGCCGTCGCCGCCGCCAGGGCCGTCGGCGCCGCCGCGAGCCCCAGGACCGCGGCGGAGAGCAGGGCGGCGGAAGCGATA
The sequence above is a segment of the Streptomyces sp. NBC_01255 genome. Coding sequences within it:
- a CDS encoding class F sortase — its product is MQGSNEAGTPGTGTRGTGTPGTGRRGAWGVIAVVLLVGVHLVRGGAEELRAEGPPQPLAVAAPAGTRAAGTAPVTDSVPDPLPASPPVRVRVPAVRIDAPLTEVGLDADGWIEAPPPEDDHLAGWFTGAVTPGERGTAVVVGHVDTPSGRAVFYDLGALGKGHRVEVVRRDGRTAVFAVYGVEVVPKDGFPAARVYGDSGLPELRLITCGGTFTRETGYEGNVVVSARLVEIR